One genomic segment of Flagellimonas marinaquae includes these proteins:
- a CDS encoding phosphoribosylglycinamide formyltransferase produces MKRIVIFASGSGSNAENIISFFRKDTAITVAAVLTNKNSAKVLERCDRLGVPAFYFNGPAFKGSGAIVDLLHGLQTDLVVLAGFLWKIPENLVEAYPNKIVNIHPALLPDYGGKGMYGDKVHKAVKDNNESETGITIHYVNENYDEGAIIFQAKTMIEPTDTPETIAQKVHQLEYEHFPKVIKKLLS; encoded by the coding sequence ATGAAACGAATTGTAATCTTTGCATCGGGCAGTGGGTCCAATGCAGAAAATATCATATCCTTTTTTCGCAAAGACACTGCGATCACGGTTGCGGCGGTACTTACCAATAAAAATTCGGCAAAAGTACTTGAGCGCTGCGACCGCCTCGGCGTGCCCGCTTTCTATTTTAACGGGCCAGCTTTTAAGGGTTCCGGTGCTATAGTGGATCTTTTACACGGTCTACAGACGGATCTTGTGGTACTAGCCGGCTTCCTTTGGAAAATACCGGAAAACCTTGTTGAGGCGTATCCAAATAAAATCGTAAACATACATCCTGCCCTTTTGCCCGATTATGGCGGAAAGGGCATGTACGGCGACAAGGTACACAAGGCCGTTAAGGACAACAATGAAAGCGAAACCGGCATAACCATACATTATGTCAACGAAAATTACGACGAAGGTGCCATCATATTTCAGGCCAAGACCATGATCGAACCCACGGACACCCCAGAAACCATAGCTCAAAAGGTACACCAGTTGGAATACGAGCATTTCCCTAAAGTGATCAAAAAACTACTGTCCTAA
- a CDS encoding acyl carrier protein, whose translation MSDIASRVKAIIVDKLGVDENEVVAEASFTNDLGADSLDTVELIMEFEKEFDIQIPDDQAENIATVGQAISYIEEAK comes from the coding sequence ATGTCAGACATTGCATCAAGAGTAAAGGCTATCATCGTTGATAAACTAGGTGTAGATGAAAATGAAGTAGTTGCAGAAGCTAGCTTTACCAACGACTTAGGAGCGGATTCCTTGGACACTGTTGAACTTATCATGGAGTTTGAGAAAGAATTTGATATTCAGATACCAGATGACCAAGCAGAAAACATCGCCACTGTAGGTCAGGCCATTAGCTATATAGAAGAAGCTAAGTAA
- the rnc gene encoding ribonuclease III produces MKLTSKIFNSHPDSDGDFFLGMKRILGFKPKNLELYKTAFLHRSMNKKDEKGNPVNYERLEFLGDSMLGTIISKHLYNQVPEGDEGYLTKMRSKVVSRKHLNELGKDLGLLDFVESRIPKAHFGENIHGNVFEALVGAIYLDKGYMYCEKFINERVIEPYVDIEQLEGKVISYKSLVIEWCQKEKKTFNYHVYEDTGNDELKHFAVKLTIGDRMLAKARATSKKKAEEKASKRAYFALQSKIENQ; encoded by the coding sequence ATGAAACTCACTTCCAAAATATTCAATTCCCATCCTGACTCGGATGGGGATTTTTTTTTGGGTATGAAAAGGATCCTTGGTTTCAAGCCCAAAAACTTGGAGCTCTATAAAACAGCGTTCCTTCATAGGTCCATGAACAAAAAGGACGAAAAAGGGAATCCTGTAAACTACGAGCGCCTCGAATTTTTGGGAGATTCAATGCTGGGAACCATCATTTCAAAACATTTGTACAACCAAGTACCGGAAGGGGACGAGGGATATCTCACCAAAATGCGTTCCAAGGTAGTGAGCCGTAAGCACCTGAACGAGCTTGGTAAAGACCTTGGATTGCTGGATTTTGTGGAAAGTAGGATTCCGAAAGCACATTTTGGGGAGAATATTCATGGTAATGTCTTTGAAGCACTTGTGGGTGCGATCTACTTGGATAAAGGCTACATGTATTGTGAAAAATTCATAAATGAAAGAGTAATAGAGCCCTATGTGGATATTGAACAGCTCGAGGGTAAAGTGATCAGCTATAAGAGTTTGGTGATAGAATGGTGCCAAAAAGAAAAAAAGACATTCAATTATCACGTATATGAGGACACAGGAAACGACGAGTTAAAACATTTTGCCGTAAAACTTACCATTGGTGATAGAATGTTGGCAAAAGCACGGGCAACCTCCAAGAAAAAAGCAGAGGAAAAAGCCTCAAAACGAGCATATTTCGCTCTGCAGAGCAAGATTGAAAACCAGTAA
- a CDS encoding IPExxxVDY family protein has product MGNLTTHRISADLYDDNFSLIAIHSNLEDYAITYAINSACGLKLKRMKKDLCLDGHMSFSLFDWDDELNDVYWTLISNKCEVREETPSLGLFENNVTTRTDHLIKEKKEVDYFLKVDAENEDLYSQKIKFINKISKVITAYPLDTQNLKSKRNLIF; this is encoded by the coding sequence ATGGGAAATTTGACAACGCACAGGATATCTGCAGATTTATATGACGACAATTTTTCCCTTATTGCCATACACAGCAATTTGGAGGACTACGCCATTACATATGCAATAAATTCCGCTTGCGGACTCAAATTAAAACGCATGAAGAAAGACCTATGTCTCGATGGTCACATGTCGTTCTCGCTGTTCGATTGGGACGATGAACTGAACGATGTATACTGGACCCTGATCTCCAATAAATGTGAAGTAAGGGAGGAAACACCTTCTTTAGGTTTGTTCGAGAACAATGTAACCACGCGGACCGATCATTTGATCAAAGAAAAGAAGGAAGTGGATTATTTTTTGAAGGTAGATGCTGAGAACGAAGATCTATATTCCCAAAAAATCAAGTTCATAAATAAGATATCCAAGGTTATCACAGCATATCCATTGGACACGCAAAATTTGAAATCAAAAAGAAATTTAATCTTTTAA
- a CDS encoding viroplasmin family protein: MAKKKKFYVVWKGKHPGIFESWADCKAQIDGIKGAQYKSFATFEEAKKAYNGNYADFKGKSKGKSELTPEELLKIGNPNYNSIAVDAASSGNPGKMEYRGVDTKSKRVLFHQGPFEQGTSNVGEFLALVHGLAFLKQQKSERTLYSDSRIAIGWVRKKKCGTKLNKTEKNAQLFELIARAEEWLKKNRFNTPIVKWETKAWGEIPADFGRK, encoded by the coding sequence ATGGCCAAGAAAAAAAAGTTTTATGTGGTTTGGAAAGGAAAACATCCCGGAATTTTCGAGTCTTGGGCCGATTGTAAGGCGCAAATAGATGGCATTAAAGGAGCACAATACAAATCCTTTGCTACGTTCGAAGAGGCCAAAAAAGCCTACAACGGCAATTATGCGGATTTCAAGGGTAAATCCAAGGGCAAAAGCGAACTTACTCCAGAGGAACTGCTTAAAATCGGGAATCCCAATTATAATTCTATAGCGGTGGATGCGGCCTCCAGCGGCAACCCGGGAAAAATGGAATACCGCGGTGTGGATACCAAAAGTAAAAGAGTCCTTTTTCACCAAGGCCCTTTTGAACAGGGTACTAGTAATGTAGGTGAGTTTTTGGCGTTGGTCCATGGATTGGCGTTTTTAAAACAACAAAAAAGTGAACGTACCCTCTATTCCGATTCCAGAATTGCAATTGGGTGGGTAAGAAAGAAAAAATGTGGAACCAAACTGAACAAAACCGAGAAAAATGCACAGCTTTTTGAGCTTATTGCACGTGCCGAAGAATGGCTCAAAAAAAATCGGTTCAACACCCCAATAGTTAAATGGGAGACCAAGGCCTGGGGGGAAATACCTGCTGATTTTGGCAGAAAATAG
- the pyk gene encoding pyruvate kinase, translating to MPTTKKTKIVATLGPATSKKETLREMILAGVDVFRINFSHAAYEDVAERIKIIRELNEELEINTAILADLQGPKLRVGVMGGEAIVSPGDEVTFVTGEPFEGTAERVYMNYQNFPKDVKAGERILLDDGKLIFEVKSTNGENEVVAKVIQGGPLKSKKGVNLPNTNISLPALTKKDIKDAIFAIGQEVDWIALSFVRHAQDIYDLHNLIKEHTEHKIPVISKIEKPEALENIEEIVKASDGLMVARGDLGVEVPAQEVPLIQKQLVLSAKKGRIPVIIATQMMETMITSLTPTRAEVNDVANSVMDGADAVMLSGETSVGNYPVQVIEKMSSIVTSVEGSNLIKVPQNPPHIRTKRYITKSVCYHAALMANEISAKAISTLTNSGYTAFQISAWRPAAHILVFTSNKRILTQLNLLWGVKAFYYDKFVSTDQTIEDVNQIACKKGFLEVGDMLVSLAAMPIKEKGMVNTLRVTEIETCNF from the coding sequence ATGCCAACTACTAAGAAAACGAAAATTGTAGCAACCCTCGGGCCAGCTACCAGTAAAAAGGAAACCCTAAGGGAAATGATATTGGCCGGAGTAGATGTTTTCAGGATAAACTTTTCCCACGCCGCATATGAAGATGTAGCAGAGAGGATCAAAATAATCAGGGAACTTAACGAAGAGTTGGAAATTAACACCGCCATACTTGCCGACTTACAAGGACCCAAACTAAGAGTGGGCGTAATGGGAGGAGAGGCCATAGTTTCTCCGGGCGATGAAGTAACTTTTGTAACCGGAGAACCTTTTGAGGGAACGGCAGAACGAGTTTACATGAATTACCAGAACTTCCCAAAAGACGTAAAGGCCGGTGAGCGAATTCTTCTGGACGATGGTAAACTTATATTCGAGGTAAAGTCCACCAATGGAGAAAACGAAGTGGTAGCCAAAGTAATACAGGGCGGGCCGCTAAAATCCAAAAAAGGAGTCAACCTCCCCAATACCAATATTTCTTTACCGGCATTGACCAAGAAAGATATCAAAGATGCCATTTTTGCTATCGGTCAAGAAGTAGATTGGATTGCACTCTCATTTGTTCGTCATGCCCAGGACATATACGATCTTCATAATTTGATCAAGGAACACACCGAGCATAAAATTCCTGTAATCTCAAAAATTGAAAAACCAGAAGCACTGGAAAACATCGAGGAAATCGTAAAAGCATCCGACGGTCTTATGGTGGCCCGTGGCGATTTGGGTGTGGAGGTGCCGGCACAAGAGGTTCCACTGATTCAGAAACAACTGGTATTGAGTGCCAAAAAGGGTAGAATCCCCGTGATCATAGCCACCCAGATGATGGAAACCATGATCACCAGTTTAACACCTACCCGCGCCGAAGTAAACGATGTGGCCAACTCCGTTATGGACGGTGCCGATGCCGTAATGCTTTCTGGAGAAACATCGGTAGGCAACTATCCTGTCCAAGTAATTGAGAAAATGTCGAGCATTGTCACGAGCGTAGAAGGGTCCAATTTGATCAAGGTACCTCAAAATCCACCACATATCCGTACCAAAAGGTACATCACCAAATCAGTTTGTTATCACGCCGCTTTAATGGCCAACGAGATATCTGCAAAAGCCATATCCACCTTGACCAACAGCGGATATACCGCATTCCAGATTTCGGCATGGCGACCAGCGGCACATATTCTCGTATTTACATCGAACAAAAGGATTTTGACCCAGCTTAATCTTCTCTGGGGCGTTAAAGCTTTTTATTATGATAAGTTCGTTTCCACGGATCAAACCATAGAAGACGTTAACCAAATTGCCTGTAAAAAAGGATTTTTGGAAGTTGGGGACATGTTGGTGAGTTTGGCTGCAATGCCGATCAAGGAAAAGGGAATGGTAAATACCCTACGGGTGACCGAAATCGAGACATGTAATTTCTAG
- the fabF gene encoding beta-ketoacyl-ACP synthase II, with translation MQLKRVVVTGMGALTPIGNNLEAYWEGLRTGKSGSAPITYFDTEKFKTKFACELKGYDPSDFFDRKEARKLDRFAQYALVSSDEAIADSGIDLDVVDKFRVGVVWGAGIGGLETFQNEVISYANGDGTPRFNPFFIPKMIADIAPGNISIKHGFMGPNYTTVSACASSANAMIDALNYIRLGHCDVIVTGGSEAAVTIAGMGGFNAMHALSTRNESPETASRPFDATRDGFVLGEGAGALILEEYEHAKARGAKIYAEVLGGGLSSDAHHMTAPHPEGIGVVKVMENCLQNAGLKPEDVDAINTHGTSTPLGDVAELKAISKVFGDHAKNININSTKSMTGHLLGAAGAIEAIASILAMEHNLVPPTINHSEVDDQIDPSLNLTLNKAQEREVKVAMSNTFGFGGHNACILFKKIG, from the coding sequence ATGCAGTTAAAGCGAGTTGTGGTTACCGGAATGGGAGCGTTAACGCCCATTGGTAATAATTTGGAAGCTTATTGGGAAGGACTACGAACCGGAAAAAGCGGTTCTGCCCCCATTACATACTTCGATACCGAAAAATTTAAAACAAAGTTTGCTTGCGAGCTTAAAGGGTACGATCCTTCGGATTTTTTTGATAGGAAGGAAGCTAGAAAACTAGATAGGTTTGCCCAATATGCCCTGGTTTCATCGGATGAGGCCATAGCAGACTCTGGAATAGACTTGGACGTTGTGGACAAGTTTAGGGTTGGTGTAGTATGGGGCGCGGGAATCGGAGGTTTGGAAACTTTTCAGAACGAGGTGATCAGCTATGCCAATGGCGATGGAACACCACGTTTTAATCCGTTCTTTATTCCAAAAATGATTGCGGATATAGCACCTGGGAACATATCCATTAAACATGGATTTATGGGACCAAACTATACCACTGTCTCTGCATGTGCCTCTTCGGCCAATGCCATGATCGATGCGCTCAACTACATTAGATTGGGTCATTGCGATGTTATTGTGACAGGTGGTAGCGAAGCCGCTGTAACTATTGCAGGTATGGGCGGATTTAATGCCATGCATGCACTATCTACCCGAAACGAAAGCCCCGAAACCGCTTCTCGACCTTTTGATGCCACAAGAGATGGTTTTGTACTGGGAGAAGGAGCAGGTGCGCTAATATTGGAAGAATATGAGCACGCCAAAGCAAGGGGGGCTAAAATATATGCCGAAGTTTTGGGCGGAGGACTTTCCAGTGATGCCCATCATATGACAGCTCCGCACCCAGAAGGTATTGGAGTGGTAAAGGTAATGGAAAACTGTTTGCAAAACGCTGGGCTTAAACCAGAAGATGTAGATGCCATAAATACACATGGTACCTCAACCCCACTTGGTGATGTTGCCGAATTAAAGGCCATTAGCAAAGTATTTGGTGATCACGCCAAAAACATCAACATTAATTCAACCAAATCCATGACTGGCCATTTGTTGGGAGCGGCAGGAGCCATTGAGGCCATTGCCTCCATTTTGGCCATGGAGCATAATTTGGTGCCACCGACCATAAACCACAGTGAAGTGGATGATCAGATAGATCCATCGCTCAACTTGACCTTGAACAAGGCACAAGAGCGCGAAGTAAAGGTCGCCATGAGCAACACCTTTGGATTTGGAGGACACAATGCTTGTATTTTATTTAAAAAAATAGGGTAG